The following proteins are encoded in a genomic region of Aquifex aeolicus VF5:
- a CDS encoding PIN domain-containing protein has protein sequence MKLLDTTVLLDFLSGEEEKVETIEQFFEELSQKGEKLFVPEEVIIELVYFLEHGYKWEREDIYEVVETILNDELFNVELKPFIREAIKLYSKRQGTFLDCLKSVKAKKMGIKEVVSFGRRFKKLGFKTVNPYEES, from the coding sequence ATGAAACTCCTTGATACTACCGTACTCCTGGACTTCCTCTCGGGGGAAGAAGAGAAAGTGGAAACAATAGAGCAATTTTTTGAAGAGCTTTCCCAAAAAGGTGAAAAATTGTTCGTTCCCGAAGAGGTCATAATAGAACTCGTTTACTTTCTGGAGCACGGATACAAATGGGAGAGGGAGGACATTTACGAAGTAGTTGAGACTATCTTAAACGACGAGCTCTTTAACGTAGAACTAAAACCCTTTATAAGGGAGGCTATCAAGCTTTACTCAAAGAGACAGGGGACTTTCTTGGATTGTCTAAAGAGCGTAAAGGCTAAAAAGATGGGAATTAAGGAAGTGGTTTCCTTCGGGAGGAGGTTTAAAAAGCTCGGCTTCAAAACTGTAAACCCTTACGAGGAGAGTTAA
- the gcvPB gene encoding aminomethyl-transferring glycine dehydrogenase subunit GcvPB gives MELIFEKSKKGRKGYKLPELDVEEVNIKEYLPEEYLREELDFPEVSELDVVRHYTNLSHLNYAVDTTMVPLGSCTMKYNPRINEELVNKKEFLNVHPLTPEEYIQPLLKLVYELKELLKELGGFAEVSLQPAAGAHGELLGLLLIHAYHQDRGNKEKKVVLIPDSAHGTNPASAAICGFDIKVVKSDKKGELDFEDFIKKLDERVAALMITNPNTLGIFERKIKEIAEELHKRDALLYMDGANFNALVGRFKPGEWGVDVMHFNLHKTFSTPHGGGGPGAGPVGVSERLKPYLPVPQIEYDGKKYYLNWNIEKSVGKILAFHGHFLVWLKALAYILTYGKDIKKVSEYAVLNARYLKHLLKGVFKDPYPESPCMHEFVLSATNLTKYGVRASDVAKRILDYGFYAPTMYFPLIVREALMIEPTETENPDTLKKFALILRKIVKEAKEKPEILKKAPHRTPVRRIKEAEANRNLILKFKDIKE, from the coding sequence ATGGAACTCATCTTTGAAAAATCCAAAAAGGGAAGGAAAGGTTATAAACTTCCAGAGCTGGACGTTGAAGAGGTAAATATAAAAGAATACCTTCCGGAAGAGTACTTAAGGGAAGAGCTTGACTTTCCAGAGGTTTCGGAGCTCGACGTTGTCCGCCATTACACTAACCTATCACACCTGAACTACGCCGTTGACACGACTATGGTTCCTCTCGGCTCCTGCACTATGAAGTACAACCCGAGAATAAACGAGGAACTCGTAAATAAAAAGGAATTCTTAAACGTCCACCCGTTAACCCCAGAGGAGTACATACAGCCCCTTTTAAAGCTCGTGTACGAGTTAAAGGAACTTTTAAAGGAACTTGGAGGTTTTGCAGAAGTTTCCCTCCAGCCTGCAGCGGGAGCACACGGTGAACTCCTCGGACTTCTGCTCATTCACGCATACCATCAGGATAGGGGAAATAAAGAGAAGAAAGTGGTTTTAATCCCCGACTCCGCTCACGGAACCAACCCAGCGAGTGCTGCTATATGCGGATTTGATATAAAGGTAGTAAAGAGCGACAAGAAGGGAGAACTTGATTTCGAAGACTTTATAAAGAAACTGGATGAGAGAGTTGCCGCTTTAATGATAACGAACCCGAATACTTTGGGGATTTTCGAGAGGAAAATAAAAGAGATAGCTGAGGAGCTTCACAAAAGGGACGCTCTCCTTTACATGGACGGGGCAAACTTCAATGCCTTGGTTGGTAGGTTCAAACCAGGAGAGTGGGGAGTTGACGTTATGCACTTTAACCTTCACAAAACCTTCTCAACACCCCACGGAGGGGGAGGACCCGGAGCAGGACCCGTGGGCGTATCGGAGAGGTTAAAACCCTACCTCCCCGTTCCACAGATTGAGTACGACGGGAAAAAATACTACCTTAACTGGAATATAGAAAAGAGCGTAGGGAAGATCCTCGCCTTTCACGGACACTTCCTCGTCTGGCTGAAAGCCCTCGCTTACATACTCACCTACGGAAAAGACATAAAGAAAGTTTCCGAGTACGCAGTCCTGAATGCGAGGTATTTAAAGCACCTGCTTAAAGGCGTGTTTAAGGACCCTTACCCTGAATCTCCCTGCATGCACGAGTTTGTTCTCTCGGCTACTAACCTTACAAAGTACGGCGTCAGGGCTTCCGACGTTGCAAAGAGAATACTAGACTACGGCTTTTACGCTCCCACCATGTACTTCCCCTTAATAGTCAGAGAAGCCTTAATGATAGAACCCACGGAAACGGAAAATCCCGACACTTTGAAAAAGTTCGCCCTAATTTTAAGGAAAATCGTTAAGGAAGCCAAGGAAAAGCCCGAAATTCTTAAGAAAGCTCCCCACAGGACACCCGTGAGGAGGATAAAGGAGGCAGAAGCCAACAGGAACTTAATCTTGAAGTTTAAAGATATAAAGGAATAG
- the serA gene encoding phosphoglycerate dehydrogenase, whose amino-acid sequence MYKVLITDPIAPEGIELLQKDPEVEVYNEPDISYEELLEIIKDFDAIITRSRTPVTKELLERAEKLKVVGRAGVGVDNVDIEEATKRGILVVNTPGANTIGATELTMMHMLTIMRNGHKAHESMLNYKWDRKKFMGEELYGRILGIIGLGNIGSQVAIRAKAFGMKVMAYDPYIPREKAEKLGVKLVDNLHDMLREIDVLTIHAPLTHETKNMIDEKEFEIMKDGVYIVNCARGGIINEKALIKYMESGKIKGVALDVYSKEPPPPEFIDELKRLADKVNISLSPHIGANTYESQRNVAVIVAQQVLKALKGQTVEYAVNAPFPDLSVLTLIKPYLDLAEKLGKFLVQWTEEGIREVHIEVRGDIAEYFQPISSAVLKGILEEVVDFPVNIINAFYVAKDRGIKVEELSSEETPDFKHYIKVVVKADGKEKVVAGTVLEGQIPRITEIDRYKVDIEPEGILLVFENKDVPGVIGKIGSILGEANINIAGFRLGREKKGGIAIGILNLDEPASEEVLSRIKEIPEILFVKHIVL is encoded by the coding sequence TTGTACAAGGTACTGATTACTGACCCGATAGCTCCCGAAGGGATTGAACTGCTTCAAAAGGACCCGGAAGTTGAAGTTTACAACGAGCCAGACATTTCCTACGAGGAACTCCTTGAGATTATAAAGGACTTTGACGCAATAATTACGAGGAGCAGAACGCCCGTAACCAAGGAGCTTCTGGAAAGGGCGGAAAAATTGAAAGTCGTCGGAAGGGCGGGCGTAGGTGTTGACAACGTAGACATAGAGGAGGCGACAAAGAGGGGAATACTCGTCGTAAACACGCCCGGGGCAAACACGATAGGTGCAACGGAACTCACGATGATGCACATGCTCACGATAATGAGGAACGGACACAAGGCCCACGAGAGTATGCTCAACTACAAGTGGGACAGAAAGAAGTTCATGGGAGAAGAACTCTACGGAAGAATCCTTGGGATTATAGGGCTCGGAAACATAGGCTCTCAGGTTGCGATAAGGGCAAAGGCCTTCGGTATGAAGGTGATGGCCTACGACCCTTACATTCCCAGAGAAAAAGCGGAAAAACTGGGAGTAAAACTCGTGGACAACCTCCACGACATGTTAAGGGAAATAGACGTCCTCACCATTCACGCACCACTCACCCACGAAACAAAGAACATGATAGACGAGAAAGAGTTTGAAATAATGAAGGACGGCGTTTACATAGTCAACTGCGCGAGAGGAGGGATAATAAACGAGAAGGCTCTCATAAAGTACATGGAGAGCGGAAAGATAAAGGGAGTGGCTCTGGACGTTTACTCAAAGGAACCCCCACCTCCCGAATTTATAGACGAACTCAAGAGATTAGCGGACAAGGTTAACATATCCCTCAGTCCCCACATAGGTGCGAACACTTACGAGTCCCAGAGGAACGTTGCGGTAATCGTAGCACAGCAGGTTTTAAAGGCTTTAAAAGGTCAAACCGTGGAGTATGCAGTAAACGCACCCTTCCCCGACCTTTCGGTTCTCACACTCATAAAGCCCTACCTAGACCTTGCGGAAAAACTCGGGAAGTTCCTCGTTCAGTGGACGGAAGAGGGAATAAGGGAAGTTCACATAGAGGTAAGGGGAGACATAGCGGAATACTTCCAGCCCATATCCTCCGCGGTTTTAAAGGGCATACTGGAAGAAGTCGTGGACTTTCCCGTAAACATCATTAACGCCTTCTACGTTGCCAAGGACAGGGGAATAAAAGTTGAAGAACTCTCCTCTGAAGAAACTCCCGACTTCAAGCACTACATAAAAGTAGTGGTAAAGGCTGACGGAAAAGAAAAGGTTGTAGCGGGAACCGTCCTGGAGGGGCAAATCCCAAGGATAACCGAGATTGACAGATACAAGGTAGACATAGAACCCGAAGGAATACTTCTCGTTTTTGAAAATAAAGACGTTCCGGGAGTTATAGGAAAGATAGGCTCAATACTCGGAGAGGCTAACATAAACATAGCGGGCTTCAGACTCGGCAGGGAAAAGAAAGGCGGTATAGCCATAGGAATTCTCAACTTAGACGAACCAGCTTCGGAGGAAGTTCTCAGCAGAATAAAAGAAATACCCGAAATACTCTTCGTCAAACACATCGTCCTTTGA
- the pyrE gene encoding orotate phosphoribosyltransferase: MLEREKLARLIKKRSLKVADEPVFKLSSGKLSRYYVDLKQITFDPEGDYLIGKAMYELVKEFNPDACGGLTLGADPIAYAIAFVSLMDSNPIKPFVVRKEPKGHGMKRQIEGLLNPGERVAVLEDVVTTGSSALKAVKACREYGLEVIGVFAVVDREEGGRENIEKEGIPLYSLFKLSELL; this comes from the coding sequence ATGCTCGAAAGGGAAAAGCTCGCACGCCTCATAAAAAAACGCTCCCTGAAAGTAGCGGATGAACCCGTGTTTAAACTCTCCTCGGGAAAACTCAGCAGGTACTACGTGGATTTAAAACAGATAACCTTTGATCCCGAAGGGGATTACTTAATCGGAAAAGCTATGTACGAACTCGTCAAAGAATTCAACCCTGACGCCTGCGGTGGACTCACTCTCGGTGCAGACCCCATAGCCTACGCAATTGCCTTCGTTTCCCTTATGGACTCAAACCCTATAAAACCTTTCGTGGTAAGAAAAGAACCCAAAGGTCACGGTATGAAGAGGCAGATAGAGGGTCTTTTAAATCCGGGAGAAAGGGTTGCCGTTCTGGAAGACGTGGTAACCACGGGCTCTTCAGCTCTAAAAGCTGTAAAGGCATGTAGAGAATACGGCCTTGAGGTTATAGGCGTTTTTGCGGTGGTTGACAGGGAAGAGGGAGGCAGGGAAAACATAGAAAAGGAGGGAATACCCCTTTACTCCCTCTTTAAACTCTCGGAACTCCTTTAG
- the hflX gene encoding GTPase HflX, which yields MRAVLVGVWGRDISKEFSKESIKELKGLVEAVGGKTLGYILQKRNFPDQKYYIGQGKAQEIREIVRGTKADTVVFDDFLTPAQISNLEKVINAKVLDRTDLVLEIFSRRAKTKEAKLQVELAKLMHELPRLHGKGKALSRLGGGLGTRGPGEQETEVRKRLIKKRIHRIKKELEEIKKRRREQRKRRERSEKGERIVRVAIVGYTNAGKSTLMNALTKKDTYVANMLFATLDTKTSARVIYPDFKLLFTDTVGFIRKLPPELIESFKATLEEVQEADIILHVVDVSDEGWLDYVSTVNEVLKELGAEEKPIIYALNKADKLVETENEMNHLPHPAFIEGDAVLISAEKRWGLGKLLDKIVEVAKREEVYI from the coding sequence ATGAGAGCGGTTTTAGTAGGAGTCTGGGGAAGAGATATATCAAAGGAGTTTTCTAAGGAATCCATTAAAGAACTTAAGGGTCTAGTTGAGGCCGTCGGCGGAAAGACCCTCGGTTACATACTCCAGAAGAGGAATTTCCCCGATCAGAAGTATTACATAGGTCAGGGAAAGGCTCAGGAAATAAGGGAGATAGTGAGGGGGACTAAGGCGGACACAGTTGTGTTTGACGACTTCCTCACCCCCGCTCAGATATCAAACCTTGAAAAAGTCATAAACGCAAAGGTTCTCGACAGGACGGATTTAGTTTTGGAGATATTCTCAAGGAGAGCTAAGACGAAAGAGGCGAAACTTCAGGTGGAACTCGCAAAGCTCATGCACGAACTCCCGAGACTCCACGGAAAGGGAAAGGCACTCTCGAGACTTGGGGGTGGACTTGGGACGAGGGGACCCGGTGAGCAAGAAACGGAAGTTAGGAAAAGGCTCATAAAGAAACGTATCCACAGGATAAAGAAGGAGCTTGAAGAGATAAAAAAGAGGAGAAGGGAGCAAAGAAAGAGAAGGGAGAGAAGCGAAAAGGGTGAAAGGATAGTAAGGGTGGCGATAGTGGGCTACACCAACGCTGGAAAGTCAACCTTGATGAACGCGCTCACGAAGAAGGACACCTACGTGGCTAACATGCTCTTCGCAACGCTTGACACAAAGACCTCCGCGAGGGTTATATACCCGGACTTTAAGCTTCTCTTTACGGATACGGTAGGTTTTATAAGGAAACTGCCTCCCGAGCTCATAGAGAGCTTCAAAGCTACCTTGGAGGAAGTTCAGGAAGCGGACATAATACTCCACGTTGTGGACGTATCGGACGAGGGCTGGCTCGATTACGTGAGCACTGTAAACGAGGTTTTAAAGGAACTCGGAGCGGAGGAAAAGCCCATAATATACGCCCTCAACAAAGCGGACAAGCTCGTGGAAACGGAAAACGAAATGAACCACCTGCCTCACCCTGCGTTTATTGAAGGGGATGCGGTACTGATTTCCGCAGAAAAACGCTGGGGACTTGGAAAACTCCTCGACAAAATAGTGGAAGTCGCAAAGAGGGAAGAGGTCTACATCTAA
- the hfq gene encoding RNA chaperone Hfq — MYPMEQREVNIQDELLNRFKQQGTTITVFLTRGNRIVGKVLDHDRYTILLEVEGQPHLIYKHAVSTIVEGG, encoded by the coding sequence ATGTATCCTATGGAACAAAGGGAAGTTAACATACAGGACGAGCTGTTAAACAGGTTCAAACAACAGGGAACAACCATTACAGTATTTCTAACGAGGGGAAACAGGATAGTGGGAAAGGTTCTCGACCACGACAGGTACACCATTCTCCTTGAAGTTGAAGGACAGCCTCACCTGATTTACAAGCACGCGGTTTCTACCATAGTAGAGGGTGGATGA
- a CDS encoding HD domain-containing protein, translating into MIKEFSDPLYGFVRVGEAGLRLIDSFPFQRLRYVKQLGLAYLVFPSAQHTRFEHSLGVYHITERICESLKVKEKELVKLAGLLHDLGHPPFSHTTEVLLPRERSHEDFTERVIKETEIYEILKQDYSHEDIERLVRITLGKPEDEEEKLLSEIITGEFGSDRMDYLRRDAYFCGVSYGFFDYDRLISTLRVYENKVVVDESGLRALENFLISRYFMYVQVYFHKVVRILSIHLVEFLKKLISQEDFTDINNFLRLNDAFVISELFKRKAFREDFERIFQRKHFKTLLSTENYEKFSETKERLLEKFPQEKVRFDEVEKEVYGGNIYVLSSEGLKKAHELSPLIASLKPIKLYRIYVDRQLWEKARSELKLS; encoded by the coding sequence TTGATTAAGGAGTTTTCAGATCCCCTTTACGGTTTCGTAAGAGTAGGGGAGGCGGGTTTAAGGCTCATAGATTCCTTTCCTTTTCAGAGGCTCAGGTACGTAAAACAGCTCGGACTCGCTTACTTAGTATTTCCATCCGCCCAGCACACCCGTTTTGAGCACTCACTCGGGGTTTACCACATAACGGAGAGGATATGCGAAAGCCTGAAAGTAAAGGAAAAGGAACTCGTTAAACTCGCAGGACTCCTTCACGATCTCGGACATCCACCCTTTTCCCACACCACGGAAGTGCTACTTCCTCGGGAAAGAAGCCACGAGGACTTTACGGAAAGGGTAATAAAAGAAACGGAGATTTACGAAATATTGAAGCAGGACTACTCCCACGAAGATATAGAAAGACTCGTGAGGATTACCCTTGGGAAACCTGAGGACGAGGAAGAAAAACTCCTCAGCGAGATAATCACCGGGGAGTTCGGCTCCGACAGGATGGACTACCTCAGGAGGGACGCCTACTTTTGCGGGGTATCTTACGGCTTTTTTGATTACGACAGACTAATAAGCACTCTCAGAGTCTATGAGAACAAAGTAGTGGTAGATGAAAGTGGACTGAGAGCCTTAGAGAACTTCCTTATCTCCCGTTACTTTATGTATGTTCAGGTTTACTTCCACAAGGTCGTGAGGATACTTAGCATACACCTCGTTGAGTTCCTGAAGAAGCTCATCTCCCAGGAGGACTTTACGGATATAAACAACTTTCTAAGGTTAAACGACGCTTTTGTAATATCCGAACTCTTCAAAAGGAAAGCATTCAGAGAGGATTTTGAGAGGATATTCCAGAGGAAGCACTTCAAAACGCTCCTTTCCACGGAGAATTACGAGAAATTCTCAGAAACGAAGGAAAGACTTTTAGAAAAATTCCCGCAGGAAAAAGTGAGATTTGACGAGGTGGAGAAAGAAGTTTACGGGGGGAATATATACGTTCTCAGTTCAGAAGGACTAAAGAAAGCTCACGAACTCTCCCCGCTCATTGCTTCCCTCAAACCCATAAAACTTTATAGAATTTACGTAGACAGGCAGTTATGGGAGAAAGCCCGTTCAGAATTAAAACTCTCTTGA
- a CDS encoding DUF3488 domain-containing protein: protein MTFFSYTAVLLGGISLYGVAEDFVYIFFILSFFLGLGVDLKGFPKLSRLLLNALGILGTFFFLSFISLENLITPVANALLFLTGIKLLEEKKARDYYQITLLAFLSSAVSTAVNPDPQYFLIFSLGSASRSYPLNPHKLLQGSGRQTP, encoded by the coding sequence TTGACGTTCTTTTCCTACACAGCTGTTCTCTTGGGAGGGATTTCCCTCTACGGTGTAGCAGAGGATTTTGTTTACATATTCTTCATCCTCTCCTTTTTCCTCGGACTCGGCGTCGATCTGAAAGGTTTTCCGAAATTATCAAGACTTTTGTTAAATGCTCTAGGCATTCTCGGAACGTTTTTCTTTTTGAGTTTTATATCTCTCGAAAATCTAATCACGCCTGTGGCAAACGCTCTTCTCTTTTTAACTGGAATAAAGCTACTGGAAGAAAAAAAGGCGAGGGATTACTACCAGATTACACTTCTAGCTTTCCTGAGCTCGGCGGTGTCCACTGCGGTAAATCCCGATCCACAGTACTTCTTAATATTCTCACTGGGAAGTGCTTCTCGGAGTTATCCTCTTAATCCTCATAAACTTTTACAGGGCTCTGGGAGACAGACCCCTTGA
- a CDS encoding transglutaminaseTgpA domain-containing protein produces MLLGVILLILINFYRALGDRPLDKEFIKHLTFISLGFTLSTFVFSWFFFVILPRANQPLFDLFSQKKAGLISGISEEVELGKVGEIQLDRTVVLRVFGLEFKEKPYWRVSVLDTFTGEKWVKRVKIKESELTFPRGKKYTIILEPTYENYLPLLDYPVKIQKVEGTNEKPVRFKGGFYEFQKPVTKPLRITAYYKEEPPGDKPLPIYTHLPPDIPESVRDLAKRLQRGAKSNEEKIERVKEFFKNNGFKYTLKLEHAGGNPLEEFLFKTKRGNCEYFASATAVLLRLMDVPTRLVSGFYGAMKNEYGNYYIVINAMAHVWVEAYDGKKWVRVDTTPPYVPEGVREVSKLALFYDALITFWYNNVVNFNTQKQRKVFTDTVKTVKEILNEIKENPIILFVPVIAYILFSLVKSFRKTPENLYRRLLQRLKKYGIHAKLPEEVLEKTKGMEIYPYVKFVVRTYQRWKYSKVKDKEELREAYRVLKKI; encoded by the coding sequence GTGCTTCTCGGAGTTATCCTCTTAATCCTCATAAACTTTTACAGGGCTCTGGGAGACAGACCCCTTGACAAGGAGTTTATCAAACACCTAACCTTTATTTCTCTCGGTTTTACATTATCGACTTTTGTATTCTCGTGGTTCTTCTTCGTAATACTTCCCCGCGCTAATCAGCCACTCTTTGACCTCTTTTCACAGAAAAAGGCCGGGCTAATAAGCGGTATATCCGAAGAAGTTGAACTGGGAAAAGTAGGAGAGATACAGCTAGACAGAACTGTAGTTTTGAGGGTCTTCGGATTAGAGTTTAAAGAAAAACCCTACTGGAGGGTCTCGGTTCTAGACACATTTACGGGAGAAAAGTGGGTAAAAAGGGTAAAAATCAAAGAGAGTGAACTTACCTTTCCGAGGGGAAAAAAATACACGATAATTCTGGAGCCAACATACGAGAATTACCTGCCCTTACTCGACTATCCCGTAAAAATCCAGAAAGTGGAGGGAACAAATGAAAAACCAGTCAGGTTCAAAGGAGGCTTTTACGAATTTCAAAAACCAGTAACAAAACCCCTCAGGATAACAGCCTACTACAAGGAAGAACCGCCGGGTGATAAGCCCTTGCCCATTTACACCCACCTCCCTCCCGACATTCCCGAAAGCGTAAGGGATCTCGCAAAGAGATTGCAAAGGGGAGCAAAAAGTAACGAAGAAAAGATAGAGAGGGTAAAGGAGTTTTTCAAAAACAACGGATTTAAGTACACCTTAAAACTCGAACACGCGGGCGGAAATCCCCTTGAGGAATTTCTCTTTAAAACGAAAAGGGGAAACTGCGAGTACTTTGCCTCTGCAACTGCGGTACTCCTCAGGTTGATGGACGTTCCTACAAGGCTTGTGAGCGGGTTCTACGGAGCTATGAAGAACGAATACGGGAACTACTACATAGTCATCAACGCCATGGCACACGTGTGGGTTGAAGCATACGACGGAAAAAAGTGGGTAAGGGTAGATACTACACCCCCTTACGTTCCAGAGGGAGTAAGGGAAGTTTCAAAATTAGCACTCTTTTACGATGCCCTCATTACCTTCTGGTACAACAACGTCGTGAATTTCAACACACAAAAGCAGAGAAAGGTGTTTACAGATACAGTAAAAACCGTTAAGGAAATTTTAAACGAGATAAAGGAAAATCCCATAATATTGTTCGTTCCAGTAATCGCTTACATACTCTTCTCCCTTGTCAAGAGTTTCAGAAAAACGCCTGAAAACCTGTACAGAAGGTTACTTCAAAGACTGAAAAAGTACGGCATTCATGCTAAACTGCCCGAAGAAGTGCTGGAAAAAACGAAGGGTATGGAGATATATCCTTACGTTAAGTTTGTAGTGAGAACTTACCAGAGGTGGAAGTACTCAAAGGTGAAGGACAAGGAAGAACTCAGGGAAGCTTATAGGGTTCTTAAGAAAATTTAA
- a CDS encoding ArsR/SmtB family transcription factor, giving the protein MIREELLSEEKLEELAEFFKALSHPVRLKIIGILIEGKQCVKNLGELLNLSQPSVSQHLSILKARGIVGWKREGSIICYYIKDDRVKKIYELIVKEEEHGR; this is encoded by the coding sequence ATGATAAGAGAAGAGCTTTTGAGCGAGGAAAAGCTCGAAGAGCTGGCGGAATTTTTTAAGGCACTTTCCCACCCCGTCAGGTTAAAGATTATAGGAATACTCATTGAGGGAAAGCAGTGCGTTAAAAACCTGGGAGAACTATTAAACCTTTCCCAGCCCAGCGTTTCTCAGCACCTCTCGATACTCAAGGCACGGGGCATAGTAGGTTGGAAGAGAGAAGGCTCGATTATATGCTACTATATTAAAGACGACAGGGTTAAGAAAATCTACGAATTAATTGTAAAGGAGGAAGAACATGGCAGGTAG